Proteins encoded together in one Triticum dicoccoides isolate Atlit2015 ecotype Zavitan chromosome 7B, WEW_v2.0, whole genome shotgun sequence window:
- the LOC119341056 gene encoding uncharacterized protein LOC119341056 produces MARLPLSPSPPAFTPVKEEPDVDTTSAARTTRPPPRKKRRRDHLPVTPTQPLLTPQTILSGISKADSFDVKRCGELDLTPTTVPTSIKHEPDADDGAGKDAGWETLGAPPHKKRGRHCLSATPIQPLFTPQATLPGISRADSSVDKWSEQPSATPTATVKRELGADAGKDAGGKVVRRRRPHPQRPITEQAPTMWANRGRLGRLLRNLVRTHQWRDAAGVFSVLLPGIQRPDSFEEARSILVDAMDIHRRLAQDSGNHGRRTYYHRTQKVFDVWIQRLMWLPTCAKKHMVKLELALFYLSQGKIDDAHNATRV; encoded by the exons ATGGCGCGGCTGCCGCTGTCACCATCTCCACCGGCTTTCACCCCGGTCAAGGAAGAGCCCGACGTCGACACCACCTCTGCCGCTCGCACTACGCGCCCACCGCCCCGCAagaagcgccgccgggaccaccttccGGTAACCCCAACCCAGCCGCTGCTCACGCCCCAAACTATTCTGTCCGGGATTTCGAAAGCCGATTCCTTCGATGTCAAGCGATGCGGGGAGCTGGACCTAACGCCGACGACCGTGCCCACCTCCATAAAGCACGAGCCTGACGCCGACGACGGGGCTGGCAAGGATGCAGGATGGGAAACATTGGGCGCACCACCGCACAAGAAGCGCGGCCGTCACTGCCTGTCGGCAACCCCAATCCAGCCCCTTTTCACGCCCCAAGCTACCCTGCCGGGCATTTCAAGGGCTGATTCCTCTGTGGATAAGTGGAGCGAGCAGCCCAGCGCCACGCCGACTGCCACTGTCAAGCGCGAGCTCGGCGCAGACGCTGGCAAGGATGCAGGAGGGAAGGTGGTCCGGAGACGACGCCCCCACCCTCAGCGGCCCATTACAGAGCAAGCCCCCACCATGTGGGCCAATCGTGGACGCCTCGGCCGTCTCCTCCGCAATCTAGTTCGCACGCACCAATGGCGAGATGCTGCCGGGGTCTTCTCTGTGCTCCTACCTGGCATCCAGCGCCCTGACTCCTTCGAGGAGGCCCGCAGCATTTTAGTG GATGCGATGGATATTCATAGACGCCTTGCTCAGGACAGTGGCAACCATGGCAGGAGAACCTACTACCACAGGACACAAAAGGTTTTTGATGTTTGGATACAACGGCTAATGTGGTTGCCTACTTGTGCAAAA AAACACATGGTTAAACTCGAACTGGCTCTATTTTATCTTTCACAAGGCAAGATCGACGATGCACACAATGCAACAAGAGTGTGA